ATATATTTATACAATGGTTTGAAGAGCCTCTACTGAATTTCGTTATGGATGTAGGACATAATTATGGGAGGATTTCATGAGAGAAAGTTGCGGTAAGCGGGTGTGGAATATCATGAAGTGAAGAGAACGTTTTTTCCCGTCGTCTCGCCAATCACCAATTCCGGCTCCACGAGGGTTTTAAAGTATTTTCCGTCTTGTCCGTCATCACTGTTAATGACTTCAAGCAGCGTGTACGCCGCGCGGTAGCCCATGTCCCGTTCAAACTGTTTAACATGCGTAAACGTGCTGTAGCCTTCGATGATGGAAGTCGGATCATCAAAACTGATGATGGAAATGTCCTCAGGCACCTTCAATCCAGCTTGACGCGCAATCTGGTAGATTTTCACGCCAAGACTTCCATTTAGCGTGATATAGGCGGTTGCCATTCGATTTTGGATATAGCGGTACAGGGGATGGGTTTCAGCTTGCTCCAAACTTCCGATTTCAAAATCGGTCACGATGTGGGCAGGATTAATGAGGGATCCCTTTTCCTTGAAGGCATTCATATATCCGTCGATCCGCTCTTGAACGGTAACGGTTTGTATGGGGGAATCGGAGCATATGGCGATTTCGCGATGCCCCAGCTCCCACAGGTAGTTTACAGCCATGTTAACGCCAAGCCTGCCGTCTGATGCGATATAATGCGTTTCGACCCCTGGAAGGTAACGGTCGATGAGAACGAACGGAAACCCCGCAAATTTCATGCTTAGAATTTCCTCGTTGAATAATTCCTCGTCAACCGGGAAAATCAGTAACCCTTCCACTCCGATTTTACAACATGTCTTGATTGCCTCTTTTTCCTTATCAAGGCTGCCCTCCGATAAATAGATGACGCAGCGGTAATCGTTCTCGTTGAGTGCCTGCTGAATACCTTGTATAAGCCGAATCGTAAAATAATCATAAATGCTGGGCAGAATCAGGCCTATTAACCGTGTCCCCATTTCTCCGCCAGCTTTATGAATAGACTTTACGGCGTTTATAGGAGAAGTCGCCGACATTTCAGATTCAGGTTCACTTACAAAAGTCCCCTTTCCGGGCACTCTGGTTATGATTTTTTCGTTAACCAAGCCGGCCAGGGCATTAACGACCGTAATCTTGCTGACTCCGAAACGCTCCATGAGTTCTTTTTCCGTAGGAATACGGTCTCCAACCTTCAATACTTGCGACGATATCAAGTCGCGTATATACTCTTGAACCCTCTGATACAACGGCATTCTTTCCGTAGAGCTCAACCGAATCACCACATTTCATTCAATATGTTTAATATATACATTACGAATGGCGCAAGCGCTTTATTCCATATCCTTTCTTTGTTTGTGTAGAGCCGGGAGAATGCATCGGATGTGTTCTCCCAGCTCCTCCATTACTTAAAATAAAAAAATGCTTGCTTGCAGTTGTTATGGTCTATATGTTCTTGTCAAAATATATACAGCGTAAAGAGAAGCCGCATATTGACGATCGTCCATGCGGGGCGCACAAAATAAACGGACAGTCGAGATCTGCTCAACTGTCCGTCCATTAAATCAAGCTGTCATGAGAATGACTTACACCATACAAACGACAAGTAATCAAATTCTGCTTACATAAAATGATTCGAAATCAGCAACTGAGTCGAACTGGTTCAAAGATACACCTTCTGTTCTTAGATGATTCTCTAATTGTTCGATCAGCTGCAGGACAGCTATTCGCAATGGTTCAAAATCCTCGGGATCCAGAAGCGCAGTGAGATCCGGATAGCTGAAGCGATGATAATATTCCCGATACTCCCCCAAATCGAAAATGGCAGGCCAGCGTCCTGTTTCGGCTGCGTACAAAATACGTGCCAAACCATCTTGTAGACCTGTAGCAACGAAAAACGCGGTTT
This Paenibacillus sp. JZ16 DNA region includes the following protein-coding sequences:
- a CDS encoding GntR family transcriptional regulator, producing MPLYQRVQEYIRDLISSQVLKVGDRIPTEKELMERFGVSKITVVNALAGLVNEKIITRVPGKGTFVSEPESEMSATSPINAVKSIHKAGGEMGTRLIGLILPSIYDYFTIRLIQGIQQALNENDYRCVIYLSEGSLDKEKEAIKTCCKIGVEGLLIFPVDEELFNEEILSMKFAGFPFVLIDRYLPGVETHYIASDGRLGVNMAVNYLWELGHREIAICSDSPIQTVTVQERIDGYMNAFKEKGSLINPAHIVTDFEIGSLEQAETHPLYRYIQNRMATAYITLNGSLGVKIYQIARQAGLKVPEDISIISFDDPTSIIEGYSTFTHVKQFERDMGYRAAYTLLEVINSDDGQDGKYFKTLVEPELVIGETTGKNVLFTS